In Hyperolius riggenbachi isolate aHypRig1 chromosome 10, aHypRig1.pri, whole genome shotgun sequence, a genomic segment contains:
- the LOC137534927 gene encoding oocyte zinc finger protein XlCOF6-like produces MMDYQPPLTSQDGSSNRNPPESHTGPLYSQRCPQQDPTILHYYQDEKQLSIKTEFKEEAHETYVRADQQSTEEGDLMKLTKKEEEETYGRSQQRFSERRKMKKEECFQAISTTGEHYVANTSEKDLLSHPDDAAVDNGITECSSITGSTHPRHHNADKGINPSSDDELPFSCSECGKSFCDKNLLLNHERNHTGNQPSFSCSECGRCFTQKRGLKAHQRSHTGDLDFCCKKCGKCFTHKKLLFNHERIHKRDRNSFSCSECGRCFKQKRGLETHQRSHTGDLDLFCSECGKCFANKGALEVHQRIHTGERPFLCSECGKCFSQKSGLNSHQKFHTGLRPFSCSECGKCFVLKATLHRHQVIHTGLSRFSCTECEKCFVDNTTFVAHQRTHTGEYPFSCTECEKCFKLQAHLHRHKKIHTGVRPFCCSECGKGFTRKGHLLRHEKTHTGERPFACSECEKSFSMKYNLLVHQKIHIGEYPFSCSECGKCFIQKTDLTVHQRIHTGERPYSCTVCGKCFSYAASLKAHKISHNP; encoded by the exons atgatggattatcagccgcccctcacatcacagG atggatccagtaacagaaacccaccagagagtcatacaggtcctctttattcccagcgtTGTCCCCAGCAAGATCCCACCATTCTACATTATTATCAG GATGAGAAACAGCTCAGTATAAAAACTGAGTTCAAAGAGGAGGCACACGAGACATATGTGAGGGCTGATCAGCAGTCTACAGAGGAGGGAGATCTGATGAAGTTAACtaaaaaggaagaagaggagacatatgggAGGAGTCAGCAGAGGTTTTCAGAGAGGCGCAAAATGAAAAAGGAGGAATGTTTTCAAGCCATCAGCACAA CTGGGGAACACTATGTTGCGAACACCTCAGAGAAAGACCTTTTGTCACATCCAGATGATGCTGCTGTAGATAATGGCATCACAGAATGTTCTTCCATTACTGGAAGCACCCATCCCAGACATCACAATGCAGATAAAGGAATAAATCCCTCTAGTGATGACGAGcttcctttttcatgttcagagtgtgggaaatctttttgTGATAAAAATCTCCTTCTTAATCATGAGAGAAATCATACAGGCAACCAACCTTCTTTTTCCTGCTCAGAATGTGGAAGATGTTTCACACAGAAACGAGGACTTAAGgcacaccagagaagtcacactggTGACCTtgatttttgctgtaaaaaatgtgggaaatgtttcactcaTAAAAAACTCCTGTTTAATCATGAGAGAATTCACAAAAGAGACCGGAATTCTTTTTCCTGCTCAGAATGTGGAAGATGTTTCAAACAGAAACGAGGACTTGAGacacaccagagaagtcacactggTGACCTTGATCTTttctgttctgagtgtgggaaatgcttcgcTAACAAAGGAGCACTTGAAGtacaccagagaattcacacaggtgagcgtccaTTTTTATGCTCTGAGTGTGGCAAATGTTTTAGTCAGAAATCAGGACTTAACTCACACCAGAAATTTCATACGGGTCTGCGTCCATTTTCCTGCTCTgagtgcgggaaatgttttgtgtTGAAAGCAACCCTCCATAGACACCAGGTCATTCACACAGGTTTAAGTCGCTTTTCCTGTacagagtgtgagaaatgttttgttgatAACACAACCTTTGTTGCAcaccagagaactcacacaggagaatatccattttcctgtacagagtgtgagaaatgttttaaaCTGCAAGCACATCTTCATAGACATAAAAAAATTCATACTGGTGTGCGTCCTTTTTGCTGTTCAGAGTGTGGCAAAGGTTTTACACGTAAAGGACACCTTCTTAGACATgagaaaactcacacaggtgaacgTCCCTTTgcctgttcagagtgtgagaaatctttcagcatgaaatataatCTTCTTGTACACCAAAAAATTCACATTGGGGAGTATCCAttttcttgttcagagtgtgggaaatgtttcattcaGAAAACAGACTTAACTGTgcaccagagaattcacacaggcgaACGTCCTTATTCCTGTACAGTGTGTGGAAAATGCTTTTCTTATGCAGCAAGTCTAAAGGCACACAAGATAAGTCACAACCCGTGA